One Meiothermus sp. CFH 77666 DNA segment encodes these proteins:
- a CDS encoding PASTA domain-containing protein has protein sequence MSLLDDKFTILSEEPAQGFLRPYQVQTPEGLRGQLYWFEVHSPEARTAFHRYKNAIRRLEAQGFLPQGVLVSANPGRYYVFWPEQPRAALKPRRLKPLLEVLEPFGYQESDLEATEESGRPLVGKLRPQITPAPRGSSRPDLNPALPALPTKPLPSSPPAPQEPPTKAEMPPKPSPTPRTPKEAKPRPPQRAYRWNWPGWLPGLLMLALGSVALWQAATRYLNPPEYVLPDLVGKTPRQALEAVRTYGLKVEFAEGSDVSLPKDQILEQTPDPGTRVKPGRRLELVINKPRFGSVPTVSGRSLDDARQALEASGYRVAGITRVASGDTADTVLSSIPREGQPLRPGEGVRLLVSTGTRSPVRETLLPDLTGLTDEEARYILTVAELQAQVVRVASGAPEGLVIGQEPGPGVVLPRETVVRVLVAAQPVATLPKASPFEPPRLAAPPPPPPVEPQPAPIPEPAPIPTPTPTPEPTNPNANQPTPTPTPTGPQERRVNVSYTLPENIPNAVVVITVQDEVLVNTVFEGPVQQPWSFSQEIVVRGTAVLRVLVNGEQVLESPL, from the coding sequence GTGTCGCTACTGGACGATAAGTTCACCATTCTGAGCGAAGAGCCCGCGCAGGGCTTTTTGCGCCCCTATCAGGTTCAAACCCCGGAGGGCCTGAGGGGACAGTTGTATTGGTTTGAAGTGCATAGCCCCGAGGCCCGCACCGCCTTCCACCGCTACAAAAACGCCATCCGCCGCCTCGAGGCCCAGGGCTTTTTGCCCCAGGGGGTGCTGGTTTCGGCCAATCCGGGGCGCTACTACGTTTTCTGGCCCGAACAACCCAGGGCCGCGCTCAAGCCCCGGCGGCTCAAGCCCTTGCTGGAAGTCCTGGAGCCGTTTGGCTACCAGGAAAGCGACCTCGAGGCCACCGAGGAAAGCGGGCGGCCCCTGGTGGGGAAGCTACGCCCCCAGATTACCCCGGCCCCCAGGGGTTCGAGCCGCCCCGACCTGAACCCCGCGCTTCCGGCGCTCCCTACCAAACCCCTCCCCTCCTCACCCCCTGCACCCCAGGAACCCCCCACCAAGGCCGAGATGCCCCCCAAACCCAGCCCCACCCCCCGTACCCCCAAGGAAGCCAAACCCCGTCCGCCACAGCGCGCCTATCGCTGGAACTGGCCCGGCTGGCTGCCGGGGCTCTTGATGCTGGCCCTGGGCAGTGTGGCCCTCTGGCAGGCCGCTACCCGTTATCTGAACCCGCCCGAGTACGTGCTGCCCGACCTGGTGGGCAAAACCCCCCGGCAGGCCCTCGAGGCCGTGCGCACCTACGGCCTCAAGGTGGAGTTTGCCGAGGGGAGCGATGTTTCGCTGCCCAAGGATCAGATTCTGGAACAGACCCCCGACCCCGGCACCCGCGTAAAGCCGGGGCGCAGGCTCGAGCTGGTCATCAACAAACCCCGCTTTGGCAGCGTCCCCACCGTGAGCGGGCGCTCCCTCGACGATGCCCGTCAGGCCCTCGAGGCCTCCGGCTACCGGGTTGCGGGCATCACCCGCGTCGCCTCCGGCGACACCGCCGACACGGTGCTCTCCAGCATTCCCCGCGAGGGCCAGCCCCTGCGCCCCGGCGAGGGGGTGCGTTTGCTGGTCTCGACCGGAACCCGCTCCCCGGTGCGCGAGACCCTGCTACCCGACCTGACCGGCCTGACCGACGAGGAGGCCCGCTACATCCTGACGGTGGCCGAACTCCAGGCCCAGGTGGTGCGGGTGGCCTCGGGCGCCCCCGAAGGGCTGGTGATTGGCCAGGAGCCCGGCCCCGGCGTGGTGCTACCCCGCGAAACCGTGGTACGGGTGCTGGTGGCCGCCCAGCCCGTCGCCACCCTGCCCAAAGCCTCCCCCTTTGAGCCGCCCCGCCTGGCCGCCCCCCCACCCCCCCCGCCTGTAGAGCCGCAGCCTGCACCCATTCCCGAACCCGCTCCTATTCCCACACCCACCCCTACCCCCGAACCCACCAACCCCAACGCCAACCAGCCCACCCCAACCCCCACCCCCACCGGGCCGCAAGAACGCCGGGTCAATGTGAGCTACACCCTGCCGGAGAACATCCCCAATGCGGTGGTGGTGATTACCGTGCAGGACGAGGTACTGGTCAATACGGTGTTTGAAGGGCCGGTGCAGCAGCCCTGGAGCTTCAGCCAGGAGATTGTGGTGCGCGGAACGGCGGTGCTGCGGGTGCTGGTGAATGGCGAACAGGTACTGGAAAGCCCGCTATGA
- a CDS encoding DUF5639 domain-containing protein: protein MPVLKVSAADQYLIATGDTRLLEVWEALPKGLFPPFPPVELPGGLDGLLKRGGFAQTFFMGSEVLGLRFRSPRGHTVQAGGLTVKNVQGYDLVRPFVGSFGALGEVLEATLRLRPGRASVFLRRKAELAEPPLKPRFLWQELAHTHAFHFGHPLEVERFAQTFGGEEVRGTLDYTPLFPNGMGVGPGHLIDLRFSWADGGARPPMPEAYKRLVEAV from the coding sequence ATGCCGGTTCTGAAGGTCTCCGCTGCCGACCAGTACCTCATCGCCACCGGCGACACCCGGCTGCTCGAGGTCTGGGAGGCTCTTCCCAAAGGGCTTTTCCCGCCGTTCCCACCGGTGGAGCTACCGGGGGGGCTGGATGGCCTGCTCAAGCGGGGCGGCTTTGCCCAGACTTTTTTTATGGGGAGCGAGGTGCTGGGGCTCAGGTTCAGGTCGCCCAGGGGCCATACCGTTCAGGCCGGGGGCCTTACCGTCAAAAACGTCCAGGGCTACGACCTGGTGCGGCCCTTTGTGGGAAGCTTTGGGGCGCTGGGCGAGGTGCTGGAGGCTACGCTCCGTTTGCGCCCTGGCCGGGCCTCGGTGTTTTTGCGCCGCAAGGCCGAACTGGCCGAACCCCCCCTCAAGCCGCGCTTCTTATGGCAGGAGCTGGCCCATACCCATGCCTTTCATTTTGGGCACCCGCTCGAGGTCGAGCGCTTCGCGCAAACCTTTGGCGGCGAGGAAGTCCGGGGTACCCTGGACTACACCCCGCTATTCCCCAACGGGATGGGCGTGGGCCCCGGCCACCTGATCGACCTGCGCTTTAGCTGGGCCGACGGAGGCGCCAGGCCCCCCATGCCCGAAGCCTACAAGCGCCTGGTAGAAGCCGTTTGA
- a CDS encoding alpha/beta hydrolase, whose amino-acid sequence MKPKFTVPDHLKPYQRRVTANGVGLHLYDSGAAPSQGPPFLLIHGLGDEADSWQKVFPLLAGRGRVVALDLPGFGRSDHPKRAYTLNFFADTVAALLEQLKIPQAVLVGNSMGAAVALRVATRRADLAARLVLVDGPPVRSKLGKVQMMFLIPGQGEKIYNSFRSSQDAAYESLRPYYGNLDALPPEDRQFLRERVWDRVWSDDQRRAYFSTFRWMALEGLLGRPSPARLGQLTTPTLIVWGEQDFVIPVEAGRTLAGWIPGAKLHIIPGCGHLPQQEKPLELVRLILQ is encoded by the coding sequence ATGAAACCCAAATTTACCGTTCCCGACCATCTGAAACCCTACCAGCGCAGGGTGACGGCCAATGGGGTTGGTTTGCACCTCTACGACTCGGGGGCGGCCCCGTCCCAGGGCCCCCCCTTCCTGCTCATTCACGGCCTGGGCGACGAGGCCGATAGCTGGCAAAAGGTCTTTCCGCTCCTTGCGGGGCGGGGGCGGGTGGTGGCCCTCGACCTGCCGGGCTTTGGCCGTTCCGACCATCCCAAACGGGCCTATACGCTCAACTTTTTTGCCGATACGGTGGCGGCGCTTCTGGAGCAACTGAAAATCCCGCAGGCGGTGCTGGTGGGGAACTCGATGGGGGCTGCGGTGGCCCTGCGGGTGGCTACACGTCGCGCCGACCTGGCGGCCCGGCTGGTGCTGGTGGATGGCCCTCCCGTGCGCAGCAAACTGGGTAAGGTTCAGATGATGTTTTTGATTCCGGGCCAGGGTGAAAAAATCTACAACAGCTTCCGGAGCTCACAGGACGCGGCCTACGAAAGCCTGCGGCCCTACTATGGCAATCTGGACGCCCTGCCCCCCGAGGACCGCCAGTTTTTGCGGGAACGGGTCTGGGATCGGGTCTGGAGCGATGACCAGCGGCGGGCCTATTTCTCGACCTTCCGCTGGATGGCCCTGGAGGGGTTGCTGGGCCGCCCCAGCCCGGCCAGGCTGGGCCAGCTCACGACCCCAACCCTGATTGTGTGGGGTGAGCAGGATTTTGTAATTCCTGTCGAGGCAGGCCGAACCCTGGCAGGCTGGATTCCGGGCGCCAAACTGCACATCATTCCGGGTTGCGGGCACCTGCCGCAACAGGAAAAACCGCTGGAGCTCGTGCGCTTGATTTTGCAGTAG
- a CDS encoding class I SAM-dependent methyltransferase produces the protein MTSHFSRVAFTYDRTRYHPPEVSGRIATALTAPVEKLFRDPLFLEIGAGTGRISVPIIARGYRYIALDDNPAMLEVLRQKVAGVARKARLVEADARELPFERASLHAVIAVHFWHLLDNWQQALQECLRVLRPGGFLFEGWDQSDDESEDWRIQQKWKEILAAHGYTLARGRHQARLAEVEAELIRRGLEPKAKTVADWVELRSPRTSLEMLLERIYSFTWEVPEEVFRPSVAELSQWVAATYPDPDVEYPIHWKFVVRSTRLP, from the coding sequence ATGACTTCTCATTTTAGTCGGGTAGCTTTTACCTACGACCGTACGCGGTATCATCCGCCCGAGGTTTCCGGGCGTATCGCTACGGCGCTCACGGCTCCCGTAGAGAAGTTATTCCGCGATCCGTTGTTTCTGGAAATTGGGGCCGGTACGGGCCGTATTTCGGTGCCTATCATTGCCCGGGGGTATCGTTACATTGCCCTTGATGACAACCCGGCCATGCTCGAGGTCTTGCGGCAAAAAGTGGCCGGCGTGGCCCGCAAGGCCCGCTTAGTCGAGGCCGACGCCCGCGAGCTGCCCTTCGAAAGGGCCAGCCTGCATGCGGTGATTGCAGTGCATTTCTGGCACCTACTCGACAACTGGCAGCAAGCCCTGCAGGAGTGCCTGCGGGTGCTGCGTCCGGGCGGCTTTTTGTTTGAGGGCTGGGATCAATCCGACGACGAAAGCGAAGACTGGCGCATCCAGCAGAAGTGGAAGGAAATTTTGGCGGCTCACGGTTACACCCTGGCGCGAGGCCGTCACCAGGCCCGCCTGGCCGAGGTGGAAGCTGAGCTGATTCGGCGTGGCCTCGAGCCCAAAGCCAAAACCGTCGCCGACTGGGTTGAGCTGCGCAGCCCCCGCACCAGCCTGGAAATGCTTCTGGAGCGCATTTACTCCTTTACCTGGGAGGTGCCCGAGGAAGTTTTCAGGCCCTCAGTGGCCGAGCTAAGCCAGTGGGTGGCGGCAACCTACCCCGACCCCGATGTGGAGTACCCCATTCACTGGAAGTTTGTAGTGCGCAGCACGCGGCTGCCCTAG
- a CDS encoding sugar kinase, which translates to MADLKPLVALGDLTWDVLAKPNTLLLPGGDTTGRVLLMGGGSAANVAVWAARVGYPAGFIGEVGRDRFGEFAVQELAAEGVEPHIIWNGSTPTGVILVLIDAAGQRSMLTSQGADFDLRPEEVPLEVIQQAGHLHVTAWSLFTDPPRQAALKAVQVAREAGLTISFDPASFQMIREIGREEFRRMTRDLSLDFVFPNLDEGQALTGAREPKDVLEILQKLYPEAMILLKLAADGALILDRGRLIELEATRDQPVDATGAGDSFGGAFLGHYLRSQDALAAGQLAVQVAGWVIGRFGARPPMDAEIRQRLERFGYALQK; encoded by the coding sequence ATGGCAGACCTCAAACCGCTCGTTGCCCTTGGCGACCTCACCTGGGATGTACTGGCCAAACCCAATACCCTGCTCCTGCCCGGGGGCGATACCACCGGACGGGTGTTGCTCATGGGCGGCGGCAGCGCAGCCAATGTGGCGGTGTGGGCGGCGCGGGTGGGCTATCCGGCGGGGTTCATCGGGGAAGTGGGGCGCGACCGCTTCGGTGAGTTTGCTGTGCAGGAGCTGGCGGCTGAAGGCGTGGAGCCGCACATCATCTGGAACGGCAGCACCCCCACCGGGGTCATTCTGGTCTTGATTGATGCGGCGGGGCAGCGCTCCATGCTCACCTCGCAGGGGGCCGACTTCGATCTGCGCCCGGAGGAGGTGCCGCTAGAGGTCATCCAGCAGGCGGGGCACCTTCACGTGACCGCCTGGTCGCTTTTCACCGACCCCCCCCGGCAAGCTGCCCTCAAAGCCGTACAGGTCGCCCGTGAGGCCGGCCTCACCATCTCGTTTGACCCTGCCTCCTTTCAGATGATCCGAGAAATCGGGCGGGAGGAGTTCCGCCGCATGACTCGCGACCTCTCGCTGGATTTTGTGTTTCCCAACCTCGACGAAGGGCAGGCCCTGACCGGTGCCAGGGAGCCAAAGGATGTACTCGAGATCCTGCAAAAGCTCTACCCCGAGGCCATGATCCTGCTCAAGCTGGCCGCCGACGGCGCCCTGATTCTCGACCGGGGCCGGTTAATCGAGCTCGAGGCCACCCGCGACCAGCCGGTAGACGCCACCGGCGCGGGCGATTCGTTCGGGGGGGCTTTTCTGGGGCATTACCTGCGCTCCCAGGATGCCCTGGCTGCGGGCCAGTTGGCCGTGCAGGTAGCAGGCTGGGTGATCGGGCGGTTCGGGGCCCGCCCCCCCATGGACGCCGAAATTCGGCAGCGCCTGGAGCGCTTTGGTTATGCGCTGCAAAAGTAG
- a CDS encoding transcriptional repressor produces MGIKRLTKQRKAVLEVVRQAKGHHPDAAWVYSEVRKTVPSISLGTVYRTLEALTEEGYLVPLSRPGEALRYEANLDGHLHMVCRKCNRFFDIVQPLPDLLSEVKARYPAYQIEDVQVEYHGICPDCRAQM; encoded by the coding sequence ATGGGAATCAAACGTCTAACCAAGCAGCGCAAGGCCGTCCTCGAGGTGGTTCGTCAGGCCAAGGGCCACCACCCCGACGCCGCTTGGGTCTACAGTGAAGTTCGCAAAACCGTGCCCAGCATCAGCCTGGGCACCGTCTACCGCACCCTCGAGGCCCTCACCGAGGAAGGCTACCTGGTGCCGCTCTCCCGCCCTGGGGAGGCCCTGCGCTACGAAGCCAACCTGGACGGGCACCTGCACATGGTCTGCCGCAAGTGCAACCGCTTCTTCGACATCGTGCAGCCCCTGCCCGACCTTCTGAGCGAGGTCAAAGCCCGGTATCCCGCCTACCAGATTGAAGACGTACAGGTCGAGTACCACGGCATCTGCCCCGACTGCCGGGCTCAGATGTAG
- a CDS encoding YraN family protein has product MKGAWAEALACKHLLAKGYILLGQNRRTPFGEIDLWMQDGPTYVAVEVKQRRDSAFGTPLEALTPTKYRRMYQSVLYLLGRDDVPVRLEAVLIYGTPRQFWLEHLRLD; this is encoded by the coding sequence ATGAAAGGGGCCTGGGCCGAAGCGCTGGCCTGCAAACATCTGCTGGCCAAGGGATACATCCTGCTGGGGCAGAACAGGCGCACCCCCTTCGGCGAGATTGACCTCTGGATGCAGGATGGCCCCACCTACGTGGCCGTCGAGGTCAAGCAGCGCCGCGACAGTGCCTTCGGAACGCCCCTCGAGGCCCTCACCCCCACCAAGTACCGCCGTATGTACCAGTCGGTGCTGTATCTGCTGGGCCGTGACGATGTGCCGGTACGGCTGGAAGCAGTCTTGATCTACGGCACCCCCCGGCAGTTCTGGCTCGAGCACCTGCGCTTGGATTAA
- a CDS encoding menaquinone biosynthesis decarboxylase, producing the protein MYKNLQAFIQDLQRQGELLRIREPVSCELEITEIADRMVKSGGPALLFENVQNRDFPVFIGGFGTAERTARALGVKRLDDLAERVASLMNLNPGKGGLKAAFALLPKLRELKGFFPKKVRGGPVQEVVLRGEQLDLFKIPILKCWPLDGGPYITLPLVITKDPETGELNLGMYRMQVLDKQSTAMHWQLHKVGRRHYDKAKKLGKRLEVAVALGGDPILTYAATAPVPPIPGVNEFNLAGFLRGRPVELTRGITVDLPVPAEAEFVLEGYVDPAEDLVLEGPFGDHTGFYTLEELYPRFHVTAITHRKQAIYPATIVGRPPMEDAYLIEASERLFLPAAQLILPEITDYHMPPAGVAHNWVNVSIEKRYPGQGYKVANGLLGLGQMMFAKVMVVTDAGAPLKGPEALQHALQHAVPGRDTLVSRGPIDVLDHSSRAMGYGGKLIIDGTAKLEEEGGALPFTPRAHPSLPGIPGVRQKQLPGIWMVTLEKTRPHQAREIAERLLAAPQSAGIRLMLLTDSDTRLDFDEVMWAVLNNIDPERDAWVMPGVEGPVLVLDGTRKLAEEGFARRWPPKIVMSPEIVRRVNERWKALGLPALPPKDTAVVW; encoded by the coding sequence ATGTACAAGAACCTCCAGGCATTCATCCAAGACCTACAGCGCCAGGGCGAACTCCTCCGCATCCGGGAACCCGTTTCCTGCGAGCTGGAAATCACCGAAATCGCCGACCGCATGGTCAAGTCGGGCGGCCCGGCATTGCTCTTTGAAAACGTACAGAACCGCGATTTTCCGGTCTTTATCGGGGGCTTTGGCACGGCAGAGCGCACCGCGCGGGCCCTGGGGGTGAAGCGCCTGGACGACCTGGCCGAGCGGGTGGCTAGTTTGATGAACCTGAACCCTGGCAAGGGCGGCCTCAAGGCAGCCTTCGCCCTGCTGCCCAAGCTGCGCGAGCTGAAGGGCTTTTTCCCCAAAAAAGTGCGCGGCGGCCCGGTGCAGGAGGTGGTGCTCCGGGGCGAGCAGCTAGACCTTTTCAAAATCCCCATCCTCAAGTGCTGGCCCCTGGATGGCGGCCCCTACATCACCCTGCCACTGGTGATTACCAAAGACCCCGAAACAGGCGAGTTGAACCTGGGCATGTACCGCATGCAGGTGCTGGACAAACAAAGCACCGCCATGCACTGGCAGCTGCACAAGGTGGGGCGGCGCCACTACGACAAGGCCAAAAAGCTGGGAAAGCGCCTCGAGGTCGCCGTGGCTCTGGGGGGCGACCCCATCCTGACCTACGCCGCTACGGCCCCGGTGCCGCCCATTCCGGGCGTCAACGAGTTCAACCTGGCCGGGTTCTTGCGCGGGCGGCCGGTGGAGCTCACCCGTGGCATCACGGTAGACCTGCCGGTGCCTGCCGAGGCCGAGTTTGTGCTCGAGGGCTACGTAGACCCCGCCGAAGACCTGGTGCTCGAGGGGCCCTTCGGCGACCACACCGGCTTTTACACCCTGGAAGAGCTGTACCCCCGCTTCCACGTCACCGCCATCACCCACCGCAAGCAAGCCATCTACCCCGCGACCATCGTGGGCCGCCCCCCCATGGAGGACGCTTACCTGATCGAGGCCTCCGAGCGGCTCTTTTTGCCCGCCGCCCAGCTCATCCTGCCGGAGATAACCGACTACCACATGCCGCCTGCTGGGGTGGCCCACAACTGGGTGAACGTGAGCATCGAAAAACGCTACCCCGGCCAGGGCTACAAGGTGGCCAACGGCCTCCTGGGCCTGGGTCAGATGATGTTTGCCAAGGTGATGGTGGTCACGGACGCCGGCGCCCCGCTCAAAGGCCCCGAGGCCCTGCAACACGCCCTGCAACACGCCGTGCCAGGGCGCGACACCCTGGTCTCGAGGGGCCCCATTGACGTGCTGGATCACTCCTCACGGGCCATGGGCTACGGCGGCAAGCTGATCATCGACGGCACCGCCAAGCTAGAAGAGGAAGGTGGCGCTCTCCCCTTCACCCCCAGGGCCCACCCCAGCCTGCCGGGCATTCCGGGGGTGCGGCAGAAGCAACTGCCCGGCATCTGGATGGTTACGCTGGAGAAAACCCGCCCCCACCAGGCCAGAGAAATCGCCGAGCGCCTGCTGGCGGCCCCGCAAAGCGCGGGTATCCGCCTGATGCTCCTCACCGATAGCGATACCCGGCTGGACTTCGACGAGGTGATGTGGGCGGTGCTCAACAACATAGACCCCGAGCGCGACGCCTGGGTGATGCCGGGGGTGGAGGGCCCGGTGCTGGTGCTGGACGGCACCCGCAAGCTGGCCGAGGAGGGCTTCGCCCGCCGCTGGCCGCCCAAAATTGTGATGTCGCCCGAAATCGTGCGGCGGGTGAACGAGCGCTGGAAGGCGCTGGGGCTGCCGGCCCTGCCGCCCAAAGACACCGCGGTAGTTTGGTAG
- the hemC gene encoding hydroxymethylbilane synthase: MRVIVIGARASLLAQAQTRWVVERLKENWPETEFKIRTVQSKNTSEGGAAEALRQALSKREVDIAVYSLKHLPTQEMPGIRLIAVPKRVEPREALVGRSAKRLEELPRGAVVGVNSLRRKAQLLAYRSDLDIRDLEGDVDDRLTALGTGEYDAMIIGAASLLRLDLRNRIDQLIDPEIVLPAPGQGALGLEVRLGDDWAEELAYSLNHRASFVRVTAERAFLRALGAGDQCAAGALATLEGDDTLVLQGVVASPDGRELIRAEIEGDAEEAAELGHDLAQDLLAEGGRELLGAVQSR, from the coding sequence ATGCGCGTCATCGTAATTGGGGCCAGGGCTAGTTTGCTGGCACAAGCCCAGACCCGCTGGGTGGTGGAACGCCTGAAGGAAAACTGGCCCGAAACCGAGTTCAAAATACGCACCGTGCAGTCCAAAAACACCTCCGAGGGCGGCGCTGCCGAAGCCCTGCGACAAGCCCTGAGTAAACGCGAAGTGGATATTGCCGTGTATTCGCTCAAACACTTACCCACCCAGGAAATGCCGGGCATTCGCCTGATTGCGGTGCCCAAGCGGGTAGAGCCCCGCGAGGCCCTGGTGGGGCGCAGCGCCAAGCGCCTGGAAGAGCTGCCCAGGGGGGCGGTGGTGGGGGTCAACAGCCTGCGGCGCAAGGCCCAGCTACTGGCGTACCGTTCCGACCTCGACATCCGCGACCTCGAGGGCGACGTGGACGACCGCCTGACTGCCCTGGGAACCGGCGAGTACGACGCCATGATTATCGGCGCGGCCAGTTTGCTCCGCCTGGATTTGCGAAACCGCATAGACCAGTTGATAGACCCCGAGATTGTGCTGCCCGCACCGGGCCAGGGAGCTTTGGGCCTCGAGGTGCGCCTGGGGGACGACTGGGCCGAGGAGCTGGCCTACAGCCTCAACCACCGCGCCTCGTTTGTGCGGGTAACCGCCGAGCGGGCTTTCCTGCGGGCCCTGGGCGCCGGCGATCAGTGTGCGGCAGGTGCACTGGCTACCCTGGAAGGCGACGATACTTTGGTTTTGCAAGGGGTGGTGGCCTCGCCCGATGGCCGCGAGCTGATCCGCGCCGAGATCGAGGGCGATGCCGAGGAAGCCGCCGAGCTCGGGCACGACCTGGCCCAGGACTTGCTGGCCGAGGGCGGACGGGAGTTGCTGGGCGCGGTGCAGAGCCGGTAG